The proteins below come from a single Jaculus jaculus isolate mJacJac1 chromosome X, mJacJac1.mat.Y.cur, whole genome shotgun sequence genomic window:
- the LOC101609540 gene encoding ferritin heavy polypeptide-like 17: MAAIPSQLLQNYHQDCEAAVNRHIQLQLYASYVYLSMAFYCDRDKIALGHFKRFFLSKSHKLKASAKMFMFLQNKRGGRIAFHDISRPDRDDWHGGFQAMECAFHLEKTINQSLLDLHHLATEKGNGHLCDFLKCYCLHQQVEIIKEMGSYLTNLRQMGAPEDRMAEYLFDKLTLAENTKED, from the coding sequence ATGGCCGCTATACCCAGTCAGCTGCTGCAGAACTACCACCAGGACTGTGAAGCTGCTGTGAACCGCCATATCCAGCTGCAACTCTATGCCTCCTATGTCTACCTGTCCATGGCTTTCTACTGTGATCGTGACAAAATTGCCCTGGGACACTTCAAACGCTTCTTTCTGAGCAAGTCCCACAAGTTGAAGGCCAGTGCAAAGATGTTCATGTTCCTGCAGAACAAGCGAGGTGGCCGCATTGCCTTCCATGACATCTCCAGACCAGACCGTGATGACTGGCACGGTGGCTTTCAGGCCATGGAATGTGCCTTCCACCTGGAGAAGACCATTAACCAAAGCCTCCTGGACTTGCACCACCTGGCCACTGAAAAAGGTAATGGCCACTTGTGTGACTTTTTAAAGTGCTATTGTCTACACCAGCAGGTTGAAATCATCAAGGAGATGGGCAGCTACCTGACCAATCTGCGCCAGATGGGGGCGCCTGAAGACCGAATGGCTGAGTACCTCTTTGACAAGCTCACTCTGGCAGAGAACACCAAGGAGGACTGA